ACTGAAGTCGAACTCTGGACGAGAAAACAGCGCACCAATGTCCGCGTACGGATCCCGCCCGCCCTCGAACAGCAGCCCGTGGCAGTTGCTAAGTGGCCAGCGCTTCAGGTTTGCGCATGGCTGTTGCTCGAAGTGAGGGGCACCGATCAGCTTGCCCGCATCGTCGTACGTCCAGCGATGCAGCGGACAAACGATGTTGCCACCAGTCGATGACAGATTACCGGACAGATTGACCGGTCCCGATACGTTGCCTGTTTCACCGCCGAGCATCAAGGCCTGCCGGTGACGACAGACATTGGAGAGAAGCTCGATGCCCTGTTTGCCATGGACCAGAATCCGCGCGTTGCTTTCTTGCGGGAGTGCTCGCCAGTCACCAACCTCGGGGACGGACTTCTCGTGTCCCACGTAAATGCCGGAGTGCTCGAAGATGAGCGATTTCTCCTGCGCCAGAATGTCCTGGTCAAAGTAGTTGGACGGTGGTAACTGCGAACTTGCGGGCGCCAGATGCGCCATCCGACCCATGTCGGTCATGATTCCCTCCGCAATGACAAAAAAAGCCAGCGGCTTGTTAAAACCCTGGCGCGAAGAAAAATCGGACTGGCCGATTACCTCTCTTGATTGTACCCGATACCAGATACAGATCTGTCCGCTCTAAAGCAAAGTACACTCGAAACCTTGTGCCCGCGAGCCTGCCCCGAAAGGGGTGCGCCACTAAATTCCCGCAGGTGAGCGTTCTTTTGTCGAGCATTGCAGTCAACTTTAATACAATGGACTGAGACGAAGCGTTCGAGTTCCCCTGATCAGGATTTTTTTTCAGGGCAGACTTGTATGCCCTGTACTGACGATGAGGCCATGTACGGGGTGTGGGTCGGTTCTGAGACCCGGGCCGTCAGCATGGCAGAACTCGTGCTGTGCTCGCGGATTGTTGGCACAGAGCCGGTCAATGCAAGTCTTGCTCAGGCAGGGCGCTTGAGCGATAAGTGCGCAAGAAGTCTGAGTATTTGGCGGTCGTATGGGTGGGTTGGCAGCGTATAGGCAGGACGTCAGGGAGCCCAGCGAGGGGCAGCACGTCAGGTTGTGCGGGTTGCCAGTGTTGCCAGTGTTGCCAGTGTGCTCGACACCGGACAGTTTTTTATTGCGCTGGCAGAGTGCAGCGCGGGACGAATTCAGATCCTGACCGGGCCTGATGAAAGAACAGTACAGATCAAGTGGAATAACGTTGAGCCAAGAAAACAAGACAGGAACCGAGTCTGGACAGAATGCGCTGCCAGACGACTTTGAATCCGCCTTGCGGGAGCTCGAGCAGTGTGTGGCGACCATGGAGCGAGGTGATCTGACGCTGGAGGCGTCTCTGGCCGCATACCAGCGGGGTGTGGCGCTGACGCAGATTTGTCAGCGCAAGTTGTCGGTTGCCCAGCAAAAGGTGCAAGTACTGGAATCCGACCTGCTCAAACCCCTTAGCCTGGACCAGGAGGATAGGTGATCATGGTGATGGATACGCAGCATGAGCGAGCAAACTTGGTGGGGGAGTCAGGGGCAGGCAACGGTGGCGGATCGACCCATGCGCTCGAGGATACTCACCACTGCACACCGTATCGTGTTCCTGAGGCCCAGGCCGCCTGGCTTGAAGAGAGTGTCCTGCGGGTCGAACGTGCGCTTGAGCGACTTTTGCCCGAACCGACGGGGCCGCTCATTCAACTAAATGAAGCCATTCGATGGGCTAGTCTGGGATCGGGCAAGCGTATCCGCGCCTTGCTGGTCTATGCGTCTGCGCACGCCTGTTGTGCCACATCTGATCCGGCTACGGACGAGGCGATCGATCGCTGTGCTGCGGCAGTTGAACTGGTTCACGCTTACTCTTTGATTCATGATGATCTGCCCTGCATGGATGACGATGATGTGCGCCGGGGAAAGCCTGCCACGCATATCCAGTTCGGTGAGGCGACGGCACTGCTGGCTGGAGATGCCATGCAGCCGATGGCGTACGAATGGCTCGCGGGTATGCCGATCGCACCCGGTCTGGTGGTGCAGGCAGTGCAGACCATGGCGGTTGCCTCTGGAGTGGCAGGCATGGCGGGTGGTCAGGCAATTGATCTTGCAAGCTCAGGGATCACGCTGACAGAAAAGGAGCTCGAGCAAATGCACTCGCTCAAGACCGGTGCGTTGCTGGAGGCGAGCGTCATGCTGGGTGCTGTTGTGACCGGGTCGAGTTCCGTCAACAGGCAGTCGCTGCGTCGCTATGCGTCGGCAGTGGGTCTGGCGTTTCAGGTGATTGATGATGTGCTGGATGCGACTGCCGACTCTGCCACGCTTGGCAAGACCGCAGGCAAGGACAGCGCGGATCAGAAAGCGACTTATGTCAGTTTGCTCGGGGTTGAGCGTGCACGGGCGTATGCTTTTGAGCTCAATGAGCGTGCTCAGCATGCGCTGCAGTCCCTCGGTTCGTCGGCACGGTATCTGAAAGCGATTGCCAATCTTGTGGTGCAGCGCAGTTATTAGGATTTTTGATTTATGAAACACGGTTTGCTTGAGCAGATCAATTCGCCTGAGGACTTGCGTGATCTCGATCGCGAGGACCTGGCAGGCCTGGCCGACGAGTTGCGCCAGTTTGTGCTT
This sequence is a window from Orrella marina. Protein-coding genes within it:
- a CDS encoding exodeoxyribonuclease VII small subunit, translating into MSQENKTGTESGQNALPDDFESALRELEQCVATMERGDLTLEASLAAYQRGVALTQICQRKLSVAQQKVQVLESDLLKPLSLDQEDR
- a CDS encoding polyprenyl synthetase family protein; this encodes MVMDTQHERANLVGESGAGNGGGSTHALEDTHHCTPYRVPEAQAAWLEESVLRVERALERLLPEPTGPLIQLNEAIRWASLGSGKRIRALLVYASAHACCATSDPATDEAIDRCAAAVELVHAYSLIHDDLPCMDDDDVRRGKPATHIQFGEATALLAGDAMQPMAYEWLAGMPIAPGLVVQAVQTMAVASGVAGMAGGQAIDLASSGITLTEKELEQMHSLKTGALLEASVMLGAVVTGSSSVNRQSLRRYASAVGLAFQVIDDVLDATADSATLGKTAGKDSADQKATYVSLLGVERARAYAFELNERAQHALQSLGSSARYLKAIANLVVQRSY